A part of Haladaptatus caseinilyticus genomic DNA contains:
- a CDS encoding HalOD1 output domain-containing protein produces the protein MNSKSMRTKTTSWFGTTTEHSGLSQPQYTLVAFETIDLESSTSELVTSVVDTLIDVIEPADGQTTLSLYEYVNPDALEDIIAASASKKSDVEVRFTVEDYLVTIRSNHTVLIYEPLRAQRDTGENSFPAS, from the coding sequence ATGAACAGCAAATCAATGAGAACCAAAACGACCAGCTGGTTCGGCACCACCACAGAGCACTCTGGACTGAGTCAACCCCAATATACACTGGTCGCCTTCGAGACGATCGACCTCGAATCATCGACGTCGGAGCTTGTTACTAGTGTCGTCGACACACTCATTGACGTGATCGAGCCAGCAGACGGTCAGACCACGCTCTCGCTGTACGAATATGTGAATCCAGATGCACTCGAAGATATCATCGCAGCAAGCGCATCAAAAAAGAGTGATGTCGAAGTTCGATTCACGGTTGAGGACTATCTCGTTACTATCCGAAGTAACCATACCGTTCTTATCTACGAACCGCTCAGAGCACAACGCGATACTGGTGAAAACTCATTCCCGGCTAGTTGA